CTTGCCCATCCCTTGAGGTCTGCAACTGAGCCTTTATCTGTCGCGCGGACTTCCAATACTTCGCCGGGTTTCATTTCATCGACGGCTTTCTTGGTTCGAACAACGGGCAGCGGACAAGCGAGCCCTTCGCATTCCAAAGTGCGATCTACCTGCAATGTTGCCATGATAAACCTCCCATTATAGTTAAAATGACTTAGACTCCGTAAACGACATCTCCGGACCACTTCGACATGCCGCCCGGCATGTTGATGACGTGAAAGCCCATCGAAGAAAGGAAATCGCAGGCTTGGCCGCTTCGATTCCCGCTGCGGCAGACGACGATCGTTTCCTGCTTAGGATCCAATTCATTCAACGCTTTTGCGATTTGTCCAAGCGGTATATGCTTTGCACCAGGGATATGTCCGGATTCCCACTCTTCAGGTTCTCGCACATCGAGAATCACGATGTCCTCTTTCCTCTTCATTCTCTCCAAAACTTCTTCCGGTAATTGCTCTGTGTACATAGGTTTCTCCTCCTTGATGTTATCTACTAGGATTTATTCGTCATGAACTGCGTAGCGATTTGGACCGATCTCCATGTCTCGTTGTTCCTCTTCCGATGGTGTGATCCTCCCCATGTTGGTTTGCCGAATTTCTTGATAAGCGTTCGGCTGCGGAGGCAAATTCTCGGTAACCGTTTTGCGGAATGCGGTAACGTCTTGAATATTCAGTCCCGGATTCTCTTTGTACAGATCGCCAAGTCGTGCAGATACCTTGCCCCCTTCACCTAATTCTGTGAACTTACCGAAGTGAGCAGGAAGCACGATAAGGTTATCCGATAGCTGCTTATAGCGCTCATAGAGTGTTGTTCTCAAGTCTGATACCCAATCTTCCGCTTTACCGGCCAAATCAGGACGCCCGATGGATTTCACGAATAAAATATCGCCGGAAAGTAAATACTGATCATCCACAATTAAGGATGTACTGCCAATCGTATGACCCGGGGAATAGACCGGTTGGATCTTAATTTGTGTATGCCCTACTTCCATGGATTTGCCATCTTCCAGCTTCTCATAGGCGAATACCACTTCGTCCGCATCTTTTGGCGGCAGCCAGTATGTTCCACCTGTTTGTTCGGCTAGCTGCCGTCCACCAGAAATGTGATCAGCGTGAAGATGCGTGTCAATGGTGTGCTTGATGTTCACATGATTCTTTTGGGCGTAATCCAAGAAAACATCCGTCATACGTACGGCATCAATAACCGCGGCTTCTCCGTTAGAGATCACCTAAGAGAGGCAGCCTTTGCCGATGCGGACAAATTGGATGATTTCACCGCCGCCCTTCAAATCACCTATCTTAACGGGCTCCAGATGCTCACTCCACGATTTCATGCCGCCTACCAAATAGGAAACCTGCTGCTTCCCTGCTTCAATCAGCTGCTCAGCGACGAATTTCGAAGAACCTTCTTTGGCACAGACAACCAGCACTTCTTCATTGTCCGGAATCTGGTCTAGAATCACTTCGACACCGTCAATCAAATCAAAGTAAGGCTTGTTGATGACCTTTACCTGATTGCCTTCGATTTTCCAATCGTTAAAGTCACTTTCGTTGCGCACATCCAAAATAAAAAGCGATTCGTGATTCAGTACCTTTTTTGCCAGCTGAGCTGCGGTTCTTCCTTGAAGTTGAACTTGATTTGTCATGTTGATTTCCCCCTTAGAATAAAATCGACATCCATATTTTGATCACCGTTGCGGTGATTAGAACAGCCAGTATCCATTGAAGAATTTTGGTGTTGATTTTTTTGCTTAGTTTGGCTCCCAACGGAGATGCAATCAAGCTGGCTGCCACAAGGGCAATGGACGGAATCAGCAGCATATGCCCGCCCATCAGCTTACCTGCCGTCGAGCCGATTGAGGAAATAAACGTAATTGCAAGCGAAGATGCAATCGCAATTCTAGTCGGTATCTTCAAAACCACGAGCATGACCGGTACGGTGATAAACGCCCCGGCAGCTCCGACAATTCCCGAAACCGTTCCGATGATCAGGGCGAGAATAACAGCCAAGGGTTTGTTAAACATAACTTGACTGACATCTTGACCTTCCAGTCCTTTCTTGGGCAGAAACATGAGGATAGCCGCAATTAGTGCGAGCACCGCGTACACCATATTGATCGCTGAGCTCGGCAGAGAATTGGAGACGAAGCTGCCCAAGAAACTGCCGACAATGATAGAGACGCCCATGTAGAGAACAAGCTGCTTGTGAAGGAGTCCTCCCTTGCGAAAAACGAACATCCCCATCATACTCGCAAAAAATACCTGAACCGCACTTATCGCTGAGACTTCCTGAGCTGAAAAGGCTGCAAAACCGAGAAGCGGCGGGATAAACAATAGCATCGGATAGTTAATGATCGATCCGCCGATTCCCACCATCCCCGAAATAAACGAACCCAGGAAGCCAATCGCGAAGATGGTCAAAATCCATGCCAAATCCATTTAGGCCCCTGCCTTTCTACATTCCGTATTTATTATCATGCTCTACTCTCAATCCTCTATATACCCCACGGGGTATTATTTGAGGCAAAAAAATTTCTTGTTAGAAAAAATCATTGTTGGGATTTTCCGACAACAAGCTCCCAAGATTGATAAGTGTAATCTTGTTATCTCCCCTTCCTTTCCGTCAATACTTATACCCGTTGGGGTATGTGAATAATATAAACTTATTTACTCTGTTCGTCAAGTCTTTTGTGTCAAACCGTTCATTTTGCTCTACATCAATCACTCAACCAACAATTCTTGAAGCCATTAGTCTTAATTACTGATCTATTTACTTAATGAGTATATAGTTTTGTCGATACAAGAAACCAATCGCTTTTCAACATCCTCTGCAATGCCTTGGAGACTGCTGCTATCAAGCATACCTATTAGAGATGTTGGTTTCGGCAGACCTATTTTCGTTGTTCCCTGATCCTCATAAACCGTGATTTTGCAAGGCAAGAAATACCCGACAATCGCATTTTCGCTTAGCACACGCTTGGCTTCAACTGGATTACACACTTCGAGAATATGATACTTTTGGTCAAAATCGATTCCCTTCTCTTTAAGCTTCTCCTGCATATCCAGATGCCAGAGCACGCCAAACTCTTCTTCCTTCAAGTTATGTTCAAGAGCGGCAATAGCTTGCTCTATCGATTGGCTGGTTTCCACAGTATAGTGAAACAAGAATGATCACGTCCTTTCTTGTTTTTATAGTGTTCGCATTTTGGTGCAACTTATGTGCAAAATAAAAAATCATTAGCACTTGGAGCATGCTAATGATTTTTACATGTATTTGACTAGGATGGAACAATTAACAACATTTTCCATTACATATACGCAGCCTGTTAGACGTACGATAACGTTGGCCATTCATTACCTGCATGTAGCCTTGCATACCTTCATTCACATGAGTCAGATTTTGAAAGCCGCTTCGTTTCAGGATCCGTGCAGCTCTCTTACTATGATATTTGGAGTCGGATATAAGGAATATTTCATCTTCTGTATCGAATTCCTTTTTGTTAACGTAAGGCAATCGGCCTAAGGAAATGTTAATGGCCCCTTCAATATGATTATCATGATAGTCAACCTGATCTCTTACATCCAGTACCCTGAAACTTACCGATTTTTCCTTTAATAGCATGCTTAATGACTCGATATCTATGTGTTTGAGATCTTTAACAGGCTTCATTCGTTGAATAAAATATAGAGCAAATACGAAAATAATAATCGAACTAACCATAAATGTGACCCCCCTCGTTTCCGTTGTTTACAAATCGATTATATACCTATAAGGGTATCAAAACAACAACAGATCACTGGTAACATTTATTTCGTCATCTATAGATCCATAGGTTTGCTTAACCGGTCTGCATAGAAATCAAAATAAAGGTTACCATCCGTACCCCTGACAGCATAAAAAACATCACTAAGTATATACCCTTTGTTCCGGACTGCTTTCTCAATCACTTGCTGCTCTATATTGGCTTCTTGGAGATGTTCATGAATGAGCTCTCCCTCCATAATGAGTTCGATCGGAAATTTAGAGCTCGTCGCAGATGATGATAATTCGATTTGATTGTGGGGTTGGGTTTGCGGCTTGATTTGTGACTGCAGTTGTAAATCCTGAAAAGTAAGATTCCGGTATTCTTTCTTCTTTAACACCGAAAGCTTTCCGTTCACTTCAAGCAGCGCATAATCTACTTCAGCAATATCGAAAATATCTTTTTCACGAAGCATTTCGTTTAACGAATCCAGCGTGTACTTATTTTTCTTCATATTAT
This genomic window from Paenibacillus hexagrammi contains:
- a CDS encoding rhodanese-like domain-containing protein — its product is MYTEQLPEEVLERMKRKEDIVILDVREPEEWESGHIPGAKHIPLGQIAKALNELDPKQETIVVCRSGNRSGQACDFLSSMGFHVINMPGGMSKWSGDVVYGV
- a CDS encoding sulfite exporter TauE/SafE family protein translates to MDLAWILTIFAIGFLGSFISGMVGIGGSIINYPMLLFIPPLLGFAAFSAQEVSAISAVQVFFASMMGMFVFRKGGLLHKQLVLYMGVSIIVGSFLGSFVSNSLPSSAINMVYAVLALIAAILMFLPKKGLEGQDVSQVMFNKPLAVILALIIGTVSGIVGAAGAFITVPVMLVVLKIPTRIAIASSLAITFISSIGSTAGKLMGGHMLLIPSIALVAASLIASPLGAKLSKKINTKILQWILAVLITATVIKIWMSILF
- a CDS encoding DUF302 domain-containing protein — protein: MFHYTVETSQSIEQAIAALEHNLKEEEFGVLWHLDMQEKLKEKGIDFDQKYHILEVCNPVEAKRVLSENAIVGYFLPCKITVYEDQGTTKIGLPKPTSLIGMLDSSSLQGIAEDVEKRLVSCIDKTIYSLSK
- a CDS encoding rhodanese-like domain-containing protein, giving the protein MVSSIIIFVFALYFIQRMKPVKDLKHIDIESLSMLLKEKSVSFRVLDVRDQVDYHDNHIEGAINISLGRLPYVNKKEFDTEDEIFLISDSKYHSKRAARILKRSGFQNLTHVNEGMQGYMQVMNGQRYRTSNRLRICNGKCC
- a CDS encoding DUF421 domain-containing protein is translated as MSEHLLILVRSIAAFVLLLVITRLIGKQTLSNMNIHEFVTAIILGAISANFAFNDKIDTSHLLISLSVFTITSWIISIATLKSRKTEKWLFGKPAVLIENGKLLEHNMKKNKYTLDSLNEMLREKDIFDIAEVDYALLEVNGKLSVLKKKEYRNLTFQDLQLQSQIKPQTQPHNQIELSSSATSSKFPIELIMEGELIHEHLQEANIEQQVIEKAVRNKGYILSDVFYAVRGTDGNLYFDFYADRLSKPMDL